A genomic region of Cotesia glomerata isolate CgM1 linkage group LG9, MPM_Cglom_v2.3, whole genome shotgun sequence contains the following coding sequences:
- the LOC123271569 gene encoding homocysteine S-methyltransferase-like — protein MSVVILDGGFSTQLSVHVGEKVDGHPLWTARFLATNPTAVYQTHLDFLRSGADIIITNTYQASIEGFVQHLGLSKVESFDLITKAVDLAKQALQVYLLEIKDKEVSNKKPKIAGSCGPYGASLHDGSEYTGEYASNISKEFLKKWHRPRIQTLIDAGVDFIALETIPCQIEAEALVELIKEFPDIKAWLSFSCKNDGRSIVDGSDFRSVACSCYNNAVKGQLVAVGVNCLAPTAVTPLIKGIQDKGNNKLIPLIVYPNSGETYTVSEGWKKTGNEPPLETFIDEWLNLGVRYVGGCCRTYADDVAKIIVEVRKWQKKKIICCE, from the coding sequence AGATTCCTAGCAACAAATCCTACAGCAGTCTATCAAACCCACCTAGATTTTCTACGCTCCGGAGCGGATATAATTATCACCAACACCTACCAGGCGTCTATCGAAGGGTTTGTTCAACACCTGGGACTATCAAAAGTCGAGAGTTTCGATTTAATTACTAAAGCAGTGGACCTGGCGAAGCAAGCGCTCCAAGTTTATCTGCTTGAAATAAAGGACAAGGAAGTTTCTAACAAAAAACCGAAAATTGCTGGGTCTTGTGGACCTTATGGAGCTTCTTTGCATGACGGGTCGGAGTATACAGGTGAATATGCATCTAATAtatcaaaagaatttttaaaaaaatggcaCAGACCTCGTATCCAGACCCTCATTGACGCCGGAGTTGACTTCATCGCTCTGGAGACTATTCCTTGCCAAATAGAAGCCGAAGCGCTGGTGGAACTCATCAAGGAGTTCCCGGACATCAAGGCCTGGTTGTCTTTTTCTTGTAAGAATGATGGGAGGTCTATTGTTGATGGCAGTGACTTTAGAAGTGTCGCTTGTTCTTGTTACAATAATGCAGTTAAGGGACAGCTGGTTGCTGTCGGAGTCAACTGTCTTGCTCCTACTGCTGTCACGCCTCTGATAAAAGGGATTCAGGATAAgggtaataataaattaattccgCTGATTGTTTATCCTAATAGTGGGGAAACTTACACTGTTTCTGAAGGCTGGAAGAAGACTGGAAATGAACCTCCGCTGGAAACTTTTATTGATGAGTGGTTGAATCTCGGAGTCAGATATGTTGGAGGCTGCTGTAGGACTTATGCTGATGATGTCGCTAAGATTATTGTTGAAGTCAGGAAATGgcagaagaaaaaaattatttgttgtgaataa